GGGCTTCGCCGCAAGGGCGGTCGGGGGTTCCATCGCCACGAACCCCATGAGCTGGAAGAGGTGAGTGACGATCATGTCCCGGAAGGTGCCGGTCCCTTCGAAGAACTGTGCGCGGCCCTCGATGCCGATCTTCTCCGGCACGTCGATCTGCACATGGCTGATGTGGTCGCGGTTCCAGACGGGCTCGAGGAAGCCGTTGGCGAAGCGGAGGGCGAGGATGTTGTCGACGGACTCCTTGCCGAGGAAGTGGTCGATACGGAAGACGCGGGACTCGTCGAAGACCGCGTGGATCGTCGCGTTGAGGGCCTGGGCCGAGGGCAGGTCCGTACCGAAGGGTTTCTCCACGATGACACGGGCGTTGTCGGCGAGGCCGGTCGCGCCGAGCAGCTCCACGACGGAGCCGAAGGCCTTGGGCGGCACCGCAAGGTGGAACAGGCGCCGGGGGTTGCCGCCGACGGCCCGCTCGGCCTCCCGTACGGCCTCAAGGAGCGGCTCGGGGGCGTCGGGGTCGGCCGCGCCGAAGGACAGCGCGTCCTCGAACTCCTGCCATGCCTTGCCCTCGGGCTGCGACCTGCCGAACTCGGCGACCGCCTCCCGTGCCCGCTTGCGGAATTCGTCGTCGCTGAGCGCGACCTGGGAGGGCGCCGAGCCGATGACACGGAAGCGGGGCGGCATCAGCCCCGCCTTGGCCAGGTGGAAAAGCCCCGGCAGGAGCTTGCGCCGGGCCAGGTCGCCGGTCGCGCCGAAGAGCACGATGACGTGGTCCTCCGGGACCGGGGGACGGCTTTCGGGCTGGGAAGGGCCGGCCACGGTTCACCCCGCCTTCTCGGCGTGACCGCCGAACTCGCCGCGCATCGCGGACAGCAGCTTGTCGGTGAACTCGCCCAGCCCGCGCGATTCGTACCGCTGCGTCAGCGCAGAGATGATGACCGGGGCGGGCACGCTCTCGTCGACCGCCGCCAGGACCGTCCAGCGGCCCTCCCCCGAGTCCGAGACGCAGCCGGTGAACGTGTCGAGCTCGGGCGAGCGCGCCAGCGCGTCGGCGACCAGGTCGACCAGCCATGAACTGACGACCGAGCCCCGGCGCCATACCTCGGCGACCTCGGCCACGTCGATCTCGTACTGGTAGGCCTCCGGCTCGCGCAGCGGGGCGGTCTCGGCGTCGACGGCCCTGCGGTGCAGGCCCGCGTCCGCGTGCTTGATGATGCTGAGCCCCTCGGCGACGGCGGCCATCATTCCGTACTCGACTCCGTTGTGCACCATCTTCACGAAGTGGCCCGCGCCGCTCGGGCCGCAGTGCAGATAGCCCTCGGGCGCCGTCCCGTCGGCGCGGGTCCTGCCCGGGGTGGGCTCGACGCTCCCGGCGCCGGGGGCGATGGTGCGGAAGATCGGGTTCAGCCGTGCCACCGCGTCGTCCTCGCCGCCGATCATCAGGCAGTAGCCCCTTTCGAGGCCCCAGACGCCGCCCGAGGTCCCGCAGTCGACGTAGTGGATTGCGCGGGGTGCGAGCTGCTTCGCGCGGGCGATGTCGTCCCGGTAGTACGAGTTGCCGCCGTCGACGACGGTGTCATCGGGGTCCAGCAGCGCGGCCAGCTGGTCCAGTGTCGGCTGTACCACCCCGGCAGGGAGCATCAGCCAGACGTTTCTGGGTTTTTCCAGCTTGTCGACGAAGTCATGGAGCGAGGTGGCGGCCGTCGCCCCCTCCTTCTCCAGCTCCTGCAGGGCCTCCCGGTCGAGGTCGTAGACGACGCATCGGTGGCCGTCACGCATCAGCCGGCGCACGAGATTGGCGCCCATCCGGCCGAGCCCGATCATGCCGAGCTGCATGGGTGTGTCAGTGGTCATGTCCGGCTTCCCGTTCTTCAGAGCGCGGTAGTGACGGATGAGGGCGTTGGCGGACGGCTCGTGGCCGAGGTCCGGCTCATGTCGTCGCCTCCTGCCGGGACTCCACCAGTTCCCGTGCGACCTCGGCCACCCGCTGCGGGGTGAACCCGAACTTCGTGAGCAGTTGTCTCAGGGGCGCCGAGGCACCGTAGGTGTGCATGCCGACGACGGCTCCGCCGTCTCCCACGTAGCGGTCCCAGCCGAACGTCGATGCCTGCTCGATGCCGACCCGCGCGGTCACCGCCGGCGGCAGGACCTGATCGCGGTACTCCCGCGGCTGACGGTCGAACAGCTCCCAGCACGGCATGCTGACCACCCGGGCCCCGATGCCGTCGGCTGCGAGTTCGTCCCGGGCGGCCAGCGCCAGGGACACTTCGGATCCGGTGGCGAGCAGGATCACCTGTGGCTCGCCGGAGGGCGGGTCCGCCAGCACATAGGCACCGCGTGCGACACCCGAGGCGGCGGCCAGCCGCGTTCGGTCGAGCGTGGGCAGCGCCTGGCGGGAAAGGACCAGTGCCGCCGGCTCGTGGCGCAGGCCGGCGACCAGCCGCCAGGTCTCGACGACTTCGCCCGCGTCGCCGGGGCGGAACACGAGCAGTCCCGGCATCGCGCGCAGGCCCGCGAGCTGTTCGACCGGCTGGTGGGTGGGTCCGTCCTCGCCGACGCCGATGGAGTCGTGCGTGAAGATGTGGACGACCGGGATCTCCATCAGCGCGGACAGCCGGATGGCTGCCTTGGCGTAGTCGGAGAAGATGAGGAATCCCGACCAGTAGGGCCGCAGCTTGGTCAGGGCCATCCCGTTGGCGACGGCCGCCGCGGCGTGCTCCCGGATGCCGAGGTGGAGGTTGCGCCCGGACGGGCTCTCCGGCTGGAAGTCTCCCGCGCCGTCGAAGGTGAGACGGGTCTTGGTCGACGGCGCGAGGTCGGCGGAGCCGCCGAAGAGCCAGGGAACGGTCTGCGCGAGGGAGTTGAGCACCTGGGCCGAGGAGTCCCTGGTGGCCAGGCCCTTGGGGTCGGCGGGGAAGTCGGGAAGCTTGCTGTCCCATCCGGCCGGGAGTTCACGGCGCTGCATGCGCTCCAGCTCGTCGGCGAGTTCGGGCCAGGCGTCGCGGTAGGCGTCGAACCGTTTCTCCCAGGCGGTGCGCAGTTGTGCACCGCGCGCACCGATGCCCTGGCCGAACCAGTCACGTACCTCTTCGGGAATCCAGAACTGCTCGTCCTCGGGCAGGCCCAGGAAGCGCTTGGTCGCCCGGACGCCGTCCGGTCCGAACGGTGCTCCGTGGGCCTTCGGTGAGTCCTCGACGGGTGAGCCGTAGCCGATGTGGCTGTGCACCAGGACCAGGGTGGGGCGCTCGGTCTCGGCCCGGAAGGTGTGGAAGCCGCGGGCGACGGCGTCGAGGTCGTTGGCGTCGGCGACGGTGGTCACGTTCCAGCCGTACGCGAGGAACCGGGCGGCGACGTCCTCGGTGAAGGTGAGGCTGGTGTGGCCCTCGATGGTGACCCGGTTCGAGTCGTAGATCCAGCACAGGTTGGACAGCCGTTGATGCCCTGCGAGCGAGGCGGCCTCCGAGGCGACGCCCTCCATCATGCAGCCGTCCCCGGCGAGCGCGTACACGTCGAAGTCGAAGAGGGGGAAGTCCTCCCGGTTGTACCGCGCGGCGAGCCACCTGCCGGCCATCGCCATCCCGACGGAGTCGGCCACCCCCTGGCCGAGCGGCCCG
This portion of the Streptomyces sp. NBC_01750 genome encodes:
- the gnd gene encoding phosphogluconate dehydrogenase (NAD(+)-dependent, decarboxylating) produces the protein MTTDTPMQLGMIGLGRMGANLVRRLMRDGHRCVVYDLDREALQELEKEGATAATSLHDFVDKLEKPRNVWLMLPAGVVQPTLDQLAALLDPDDTVVDGGNSYYRDDIARAKQLAPRAIHYVDCGTSGGVWGLERGYCLMIGGEDDAVARLNPIFRTIAPGAGSVEPTPGRTRADGTAPEGYLHCGPSGAGHFVKMVHNGVEYGMMAAVAEGLSIIKHADAGLHRRAVDAETAPLREPEAYQYEIDVAEVAEVWRRGSVVSSWLVDLVADALARSPELDTFTGCVSDSGEGRWTVLAAVDESVPAPVIISALTQRYESRGLGEFTDKLLSAMRGEFGGHAEKAG
- the zwf gene encoding glucose-6-phosphate dehydrogenase; protein product: MAGPSQPESRPPVPEDHVIVLFGATGDLARRKLLPGLFHLAKAGLMPPRFRVIGSAPSQVALSDDEFRKRAREAVAEFGRSQPEGKAWQEFEDALSFGAADPDAPEPLLEAVREAERAVGGNPRRLFHLAVPPKAFGSVVELLGATGLADNARVIVEKPFGTDLPSAQALNATIHAVFDESRVFRIDHFLGKESVDNILALRFANGFLEPVWNRDHISHVQIDVPEKIGIEGRAQFFEGTGTFRDMIVTHLFQLMGFVAMEPPTALAAKPLRDEKEKVFESMRPLDPAQVVRGQYEGYRDEPGVDPRSDTETFVALRVELDNWRWAGVPFYLRSGKALGQGRHVVTLGFREPALRMFPLAAQCGTQSRNNELVIDFDDPGRIAARFLVKEPGPAMRLSEAEMVFNYADSVNSMYALEGYERLILDAMLGDQSLFTRSDGIERLWAASAPLLENPPPVQPYAPGSWGPESVDRLIAPYRWSLPDAH
- the tkt gene encoding transketolase — translated: MTDLDTLSVNTVRGLCMDAVQKAQSGHPGTPMGIAPVAYTLWQRFLRFDPQDPIWPNRDRFVLSEGHASMLLWSLLHLTGVRAVDPDYEVLGRPAVTLDDLKSFRQLGSRCPGHPEYRWTSGVEATTGPLGQGVADSVGMAMAGRWLAARYNREDFPLFDFDVYALAGDGCMMEGVASEAASLAGHQRLSNLCWIYDSNRVTIEGHTSLTFTEDVAARFLAYGWNVTTVADANDLDAVARGFHTFRAETERPTLVLVHSHIGYGSPVEDSPKAHGAPFGPDGVRATKRFLGLPEDEQFWIPEEVRDWFGQGIGARGAQLRTAWEKRFDAYRDAWPELADELERMQRRELPAGWDSKLPDFPADPKGLATRDSSAQVLNSLAQTVPWLFGGSADLAPSTKTRLTFDGAGDFQPESPSGRNLHLGIREHAAAAVANGMALTKLRPYWSGFLIFSDYAKAAIRLSALMEIPVVHIFTHDSIGVGEDGPTHQPVEQLAGLRAMPGLLVFRPGDAGEVVETWRLVAGLRHEPAALVLSRQALPTLDRTRLAAASGVARGAYVLADPPSGEPQVILLATGSEVSLALAARDELAADGIGARVVSMPCWELFDRQPREYRDQVLPPAVTARVGIEQASTFGWDRYVGDGGAVVGMHTYGASAPLRQLLTKFGFTPQRVAEVARELVESRQEATT